The Xenorhabdus ishibashii DNA window GTAAGGGAAGCAACAACGCCTCAGAAACCACCTTAGCCGCTTCAATTACCGTGATACCTTTGACCTTCATCAGTAAATCAAAGCCATCGCCGTGATTCGGGTTATCACACTGGCGACAATGCCAGTCACCGTTACCGTGATCGTCTATGAAGTGAAAACGGTCAGTACCGCCACAGATAGGGCAAGCACCATGCTTACCCTTTGCTGGAACATCCACCCCACAAGCAGACAACAAACCTTGCCATTGCCCTTGCGCCGCTGCTTTCACCGACCGAATATCAATATGACTTACCATTTTGGGAATCCCTCGCGGTGATGGATTTCAAACTGAGCGTTTTGCTGCGTGTCATTCAGGGCTTCGGCAATTCGGGGCAGGTACATCAGGGCTTCACCGATACGGCGTAAATCCTCCCTTGCCTGACGATTGTCATAGTTTTCGTTATCAACTGACCAGAAAGCCATTTCCCCCATTGCAGACATTGCCGCCATCACGCTACTCAATGCCCCTTCGGAGTTTTTGCGCAGATCTTTGAGTTCTTCGGTGCTCAGGTCGTTAAAGCTGGTGCGTACCAAATGTTTATAGATATCAGACATGATCATGCTCTCCCTGCGTAGGTGTATTCTTTAGTGAATCGGCTTAATGGCATGGTGCACGGGGTGTGATAACCATCACGGACAAAGGTCACGCGATTAAAGGCGACTGACAGCACTTGTACGGCTTCCCCGTTCTTATGGGTGTAATAGTCATGGGGGGCTGGGTTACGCATGATTCACCCCCTGAACGGTAGACATATCGCTACAGTTGAAAGGAGTATCGATACCGATATCCCATGCTTGACGGGAAACGAATATCAGCGAGGACATGCCAGCCAGTAGACGGGCTTCAACTTCACTATCCGCCAGCACAGTGATAAGGCGCGCCGGATGAATATCCACCAATCGCTGAGTGCCTGATGCAATTAGGAATGTAAATTTAAGGCGAGTTTGGTTATGCTGTGGGGTATCCATAGCGTAAGACTCCTTTACGTTTTTGGTTAGACGCCTCGATAGTGTTGTAGCACTTCGGGGCGTTGTTGTTTTTGGTCTACACTTGTCATACACTTGATGTATAAGTCCAATATAAACAGGAGTAAACCAAGTGTCAACCATTAAAATATCAGGAAAGGGAAATAAGCAAATCGCGTTAAGAGTAGAACCATCCCTTGAGCAAGGAATAAAAGCAGCGTTAGCCCAAGATGGTGACGCTTCTGTATCTGCATGGATAAAGAGAATTATCCGTAAAGAGTTGCAATCTCGCGGCATTGAACAATAACTAACCGACCGACAATAAGTCCGGTGGTTAACCGAATGAATATCTTTCACTTGGTTGACTGACTCGAAATAATCATAGTAGTTAACCAATTGATTTATCTCATGACGCAAAGACGCGTGATCCCAAAGGGTAGCATTCGCCGTGCTATCCTTTTCTTTTTGCACTCCACTAAATGATGACTGCAAAGTTTGCGCGTCGCTAAATGATACGCGCATATTATGACCAGACTGCATATTTGCAGTGCGATTAGATATCAATGGGTTAAGCAGCCACCCCGAAATAATCGGGGAGCCTCCCAAACTACGACCAAACGCCAATCTGACGGTCAGCGGGGAAATCAATGAGTTACTGAGGTGTCCGAAAATATTCGCATACCCATCAGCGAAATATTTCTCCGATTGGAACTGAGCGAAAAGTTTCTCTGAGTGACCAGCCAAAGTGAGGACTACGGTATTCTTCGAGGTCACTGAGTTAATGACCTCGGTAACGGGACTCCTTAAACTAAAGGAATTCCTATAGTTAATTTTTCCCCGACTTGAGGTTAATTGTTCAATATTTGGTCTTTGATTCCCCCGTTTCGGGGGAACAGAGAGTGCTTTATGACCGCTCATCAAATTAGCCTCCAATGCGCCCTGTAGGGTTCATTAGTGTTGCGAACAGCTCAATACGGCGGCTTACTTCCCTCAGTGCTTGTGTTGGTGATTGCCCTGCATTCCTTGCATCTTGAAAAGCAGCCTGTTCAATCTTCTGAATACAGACAAGTAATCCTAACTGTTGCTCATCTGCGTTCTGGCGTTCACCATCCAGTAAACCCGCAAAGCGATTCTCAGTACGAGCAAGGTTGATGTAATGGTGACGTTCTGCGCCCAGATCACGTAAAGCATCACGGGATTCATGATAGTTAGGCAGATATTCACGACGTATAGGTTCAGCAGCTCGCTTCTTAGCAAAGGCTTTTGTTACATCCAGCTTAAACTGAACCATCAGATCATGATCACGCCCTCTAATAAGTCGGCACATAAAGTCGAACTGGTCTTCATTGAGCAAGGCGTATTTATGCTTACGTTCACCAAGTTGCTCAGTATTTAATCGCTCCGTTTGAAACGGAAGGATTCCAAACTGCCTTAAATTCTTAGTGTTCTTCCTAATTAATTCATAAAGGCTCTTATGCTGAATTCCGATGCGCTTAGCAAACAGGCGTGAATCAATTCTCGATTCAGTTCTATGCTGAACCAAAATAAGCTCTTGGCTGTTTTCAGTGTGAGCAAGTCCCTGACCATTTAAGGCCATATTTTTAGATGTCATATTTCTACCCTGTCTTAATTAATTTGATTTTCGGCTATAGGGGTTATTTACGTTCTCTACTGTTGGAGGATTACGTACCCACCACAAAACATCACTTAATAACCATGAGACGGAATTACGCCCCAATGGAACGCGTTTAGGAAATTTACCTTCTTCCTCTAATACCCAACGACGAGAACGCGATAAACTGGAAAGATGCTCACATTCTTTTTCCCTGATTCGACGATCATATTTCTCGCCATACTCATTTAAAATTGATTGTCGTTCTTGTGGTGTCGGTGATGTAAACTTCATTGCCATATTTTTATATTCTCCAAAAACAAAAACCCCGCGAGCGAGGTTATTATTAATTTAAATGATGTTTAATTTTATTCTGGCTTCCAAGTGCCTTTTATCCATGCCTGAATTTCAGACAATCGATAAACTTTAGTTTGTGGACCTATCGTTATTTTTAAAGGAAACTTGCCATTTTTTTCAAGATATGACCTGTGTCTTCTTCCTAATGAGGTTAACCATTCACACTCTTCTTCTCTAATTAGTCTATCAAGTTCATCTGAATATTCTAATTCTTCACGAGTGAATATATGTATCATTTTCTATTTCCTCCTCAATTAAAGAGTCTAAATAATTCACCCACCAGTAGAGTGCATTTCTTTTTTGTTCAATATATTGACTTCGATTATATATTCCAGAGACTCCATTGAGTGAATGGCCTAATAGTTGTTCAACCACGTTATGTTCAAATCCGTTATCACTGAGTATGGTAGCAAACACTCTTCGTATATCGTGCGCTGTCCACTTTTCTTTGTGGTTTAATCTTTTCCATATTTTCGCAATAGTCACACTTGCCGTACATTGTTTGACATCAAAGCCAATGACATATTCTCTCTTTTTTGTTGATTGGTTCAATAACAACAACCAGTTTTTAAAATTACTGGGGATCGGTCTGATTATTTCCCTGCCATTTTTACTGTGCTCTGGCGGCACTCTCCATATATTGTTTGAAA harbors:
- a CDS encoding helix-turn-helix transcriptional regulator, which codes for MIHIFTREELEYSDELDRLIREEECEWLTSLGRRHRSYLEKNGKFPLKITIGPQTKVYRLSEIQAWIKGTWKPE
- a CDS encoding Rha family transcriptional regulator gives rise to the protein MTSKNMALNGQGLAHTENSQELILVQHRTESRIDSRLFAKRIGIQHKSLYELIRKNTKNLRQFGILPFQTERLNTEQLGERKHKYALLNEDQFDFMCRLIRGRDHDLMVQFKLDVTKAFAKKRAAEPIRREYLPNYHESRDALRDLGAERHHYINLARTENRFAGLLDGERQNADEQQLGLLVCIQKIEQAAFQDARNAGQSPTQALREVSRRIELFATLMNPTGRIGG
- a CDS encoding DUF4222 domain-containing protein; protein product: MRNPAPHDYYTHKNGEAVQVLSVAFNRVTFVRDGYHTPCTMPLSRFTKEYTYAGRA
- a CDS encoding helix-turn-helix transcriptional regulator — encoded protein: MAMKFTSPTPQERQSILNEYGEKYDRRIREKECEHLSSLSRSRRWVLEEEGKFPKRVPLGRNSVSWLLSDVLWWVRNPPTVENVNNPYSRKSN